Proteins encoded within one genomic window of Chloroflexota bacterium:
- a CDS encoding NADH-quinone oxidoreductase subunit M yields the protein MSNLTDLPILSILLLLPLLGGIILLFMPGERGMKGLALATTLLTFLISLLLFFGWQTGDPGFQFVESRPWAPSIGINYIVGVDGLSLLLVLLTTFLMPLVILFSWDSVKDNVKTYLFLMLILETAMLGVFVALDLILFFVFFEASLIPMYFLIGRWGGPRRVYAAMKFFIFTAFGSALLLAGILVLGYVGYQETGVLTFSLPALYEIGVPVGIQTWLFFAFCIAFAIKVPLFPFHTWLPDAHVEAPTAGSVILAGVLLKMGTYGLVRFSLPLFPEASQRFAPLFIVLAIIGILYGALMALVQKDVKSLVAYSSVAHLGFVVLGIFSLQYQGVSGSVLQMANHGLSTGALFLLVGFLYERRHTRMLDDFGGLWKIMPVFAALTLLTVLSSAGLPGLNGFVGEFTILTGAMLSNVIYAVLGTLGIILAAWYLLWAFTKIFQGPLNNPANAVLKDLNRREILIMVPLVIMFFVIGLFPNLFLEKINPSVEGLLSRVDGQALVQEMDAGPQENGGIELVNR from the coding sequence ATGTCAAATCTAACTGATCTTCCAATCCTGTCGATCCTTCTCCTCCTGCCGCTGTTGGGAGGAATCATCTTGCTCTTCATGCCCGGCGAACGGGGCATGAAAGGCCTGGCCCTGGCTACGACCCTGTTGACTTTCCTGATATCCCTGCTGCTCTTCTTTGGCTGGCAGACGGGAGATCCCGGTTTCCAATTTGTTGAAAGCCGTCCCTGGGCGCCATCGATAGGCATCAACTACATCGTGGGCGTCGATGGTCTAAGCCTGCTGTTGGTTCTTCTCACAACCTTTTTGATGCCACTGGTGATACTCTTCTCCTGGGACTCGGTCAAAGACAATGTAAAGACCTATCTGTTCCTCATGCTCATCCTTGAGACCGCCATGCTGGGGGTTTTTGTAGCGCTCGATCTGATTCTCTTTTTCGTCTTTTTTGAGGCCAGTCTGATCCCCATGTATTTTCTGATCGGTCGTTGGGGCGGACCTCGACGGGTCTACGCGGCAATGAAGTTTTTCATCTTCACCGCTTTCGGCAGCGCCCTGTTGCTTGCCGGCATTTTGGTCCTGGGCTACGTTGGCTATCAGGAGACAGGTGTGCTGACCTTCAGTTTGCCTGCGCTGTACGAGATAGGTGTGCCGGTCGGCATACAGACCTGGTTGTTTTTTGCTTTCTGTATCGCCTTTGCAATCAAGGTACCTCTCTTTCCCTTCCATACCTGGCTGCCTGATGCCCACGTTGAAGCACCAACGGCCGGCTCGGTCATCCTGGCGGGCGTATTGCTGAAAATGGGCACCTATGGCCTGGTTCGCTTCTCGCTGCCCCTCTTCCCCGAAGCCAGCCAACGATTCGCACCACTTTTCATCGTGCTGGCCATCATCGGCATTCTCTACGGCGCCCTGATGGCGTTGGTGCAGAAGGATGTAAAGAGCCTGGTGGCCTATTCATCCGTGGCGCACCTGGGATTTGTCGTCCTGGGGATATTCAGTCTTCAATACCAGGGCGTGTCGGGCTCTGTATTGCAGATGGCTAATCATGGGCTGAGTACGGGCGCATTGTTTTTGCTGGTCGGGTTCCTCTACGAGCGTCGCCATACCAGAATGCTCGACGACTTTGGTGGCCTTTGGAAGATAATGCCCGTTTTCGCGGCCCTTACCCTGCTCACTGTCCTGTCCAGCGCCGGATTGCCTGGCCTGAACGGCTTCGTCGGCGAGTTCACGATTCTGACGGGCGCCATGCTTTCCAACGTTATCTACGCGGTCCTGGGTACGCTGGGAATCATCCTGGCGGCCTGGTACCTGCTTTGGGCGTTCACTAAGATCTTCCAGGGGCCGCTCAACAATCCAGCCAACGCGGTGCTGAAGGATCTCAACCGCCGCGAGATATTGATCATGGTTCCCCTGGTAATCATGTTTTTCGTCATCGGCCTCTTTCCCAACCTTTTCCTTGAGAAGATCAATCCTTCGGTGGAAGGCCTGCTGAGCCGCGTGGATGGACAGGCGTTGGTTCAGGAGATGGACGCCGGACCGCAGGAGAATGGCGGGATAGAACTGGTCAACCGGTAG
- a CDS encoding NADH-quinone oxidoreductase subunit N, which translates to MTLPNLNFIAILPQTIVIVMALLVLLLDAIDRKGSWSRPLLPWLALIAIVAAGATSVWLALPANQPQVFQDMAVADGFAMMFNLVILIAAGFGVALAYATIPKISDQVGAYYALLLLALAGMMTMGSGIDLIVIFLALEIFSLALYILVGFNREEPRSAEASLKYFLLGAFASGFFLYGVALLYGATASTNLVEIATALASDSSLNAFYLYAGTAMLIVGFGFKIAMVPFHSWTPDAYQGAPTPVTGFMSVATKAAAFAAFVRVFLWALPSAQYVWGYALAGLAIATMTLGNLAALRQTSLKRMLAYSGIAHAGYAMVGLVAGTSQGVSAVLFYLFVYAFMNLGAFAVVLAMEHLGDNDVTREQLAGLSDRQPLLAAAMAVFMFALAGIPPLAGFFAKLYVFGAAVEAGWIWLVVIGVLNSVLSAYYYLRVTAEMYFRRVPDEGLARRSGNMPLAGADASAESTLLAGSSLAVSAVVFIAAVGTVLIGIYPYPWATWFNEAARAMFGG; encoded by the coding sequence ATGACGCTTCCGAACCTGAATTTCATAGCAATTCTTCCCCAGACCATTGTCATCGTGATGGCATTATTGGTGCTTTTGCTCGACGCCATAGACCGCAAAGGTTCATGGAGCCGGCCCTTGCTTCCCTGGCTGGCTCTGATCGCTATCGTGGCAGCCGGCGCAACCTCAGTTTGGCTGGCGCTGCCGGCTAACCAGCCTCAAGTCTTCCAGGATATGGCGGTGGCCGATGGCTTCGCCATGATGTTCAACCTGGTGATCCTGATCGCTGCCGGGTTTGGGGTTGCTCTTGCTTATGCCACTATTCCCAAGATAAGCGACCAGGTGGGTGCCTACTACGCCCTGCTCTTGCTGGCATTGGCCGGCATGATGACCATGGGGTCGGGCATCGATTTGATCGTGATCTTCCTGGCGCTGGAGATATTCTCGTTGGCGCTCTACATCCTGGTGGGCTTCAACCGGGAGGAACCACGCAGCGCGGAGGCGTCGCTGAAGTATTTCCTGCTGGGCGCGTTTGCCTCCGGCTTCTTTCTCTACGGGGTGGCATTGCTCTATGGGGCTACTGCCAGCACCAACCTGGTTGAGATCGCAACGGCATTGGCCAGCGACAGTAGCCTCAACGCATTCTACCTTTACGCCGGAACAGCTATGTTGATCGTAGGCTTCGGTTTCAAGATCGCCATGGTGCCCTTCCATTCCTGGACGCCCGACGCCTATCAGGGCGCACCCACGCCGGTGACCGGTTTCATGTCGGTGGCTACCAAGGCTGCCGCATTTGCAGCATTTGTGCGGGTATTCCTGTGGGCGTTGCCGTCGGCCCAGTACGTTTGGGGTTATGCCCTGGCGGGCCTGGCCATAGCGACCATGACCCTCGGTAATCTGGCCGCACTGCGACAGACCAGTCTGAAGCGCATGTTGGCTTATTCCGGCATTGCCCATGCCGGTTATGCCATGGTTGGCCTGGTGGCGGGAACAAGCCAGGGTGTTTCGGCGGTTCTCTTCTACCTCTTTGTGTACGCCTTCATGAACCTGGGTGCCTTCGCGGTTGTGCTCGCCATGGAACACCTGGGCGACAACGATGTAACACGCGAGCAGTTGGCCGGCCTGTCGGACCGGCAACCTCTGCTGGCGGCTGCCATGGCGGTCTTCATGTTCGCTTTGGCCGGTATTCCCCCGTTGGCTGGCTTCTTTGCCAAGCTCTATGTGTTTGGCGCGGCGGTAGAGGCCGGATGGATCTGGCTGGTGGTGATTGGCGTATTGAACAGTGTGCTGTCCGCTTACTATTACCTGCGGGTGACGGCGGAGATGTACTTCCGGCGCGTGCCCGATGAAGGTCTGGCACGCAGGTCGGGCAACATGCCACTGGCGGGGGCGGACGCATCGGCTGAGAGTACCTTGCTGGCTGGATCTTCGCTTGCGGTTTCGGCGGTCGTTTTCATCGCTGCTGTCGGTACCGTGTTGATTGGAATCTACCCCTACCCCTGGGCGACCTGGTTCAACGAGGCGGCACGAGCCATGTTCGGTGGCTAA
- a CDS encoding PDZ domain-containing protein gives MRKQLITGIALLAVAILLLGSAVVAAASPVGFAQQEINPDAGLVIVQVDPDGPAAVAGIVRGDILLEVDGEEVDSMLALSRKLGTFEKGQQVVVTVLHGDKVKIVGVQLGELNRRPYLGLTPFGGAAALRQAMPQMLPAMPEGEVEMMQFFQPGTLVAEVVPDGPAAAAGLEAGAIIIALDGEALTPESDLADIIAGHEPGDSVILEIAAATEDGDTEEITVVLGEHPELDGVAFLGVRYSAMPMAGFLQNAMPFDPDSFEGPSPQRQPFLPDLDFDFPEADLTQGAVVTEVLAESAAALAGLQSADVITEIDGEPVSGPDAIIETIAGMEPGDSVELTVVRQGEEDPLTLEAVLGAHPEEEEKAFLGVALSGFAMKRLNFEDMPHDGRHMLPFGMPFNFEDMPHDGHHMLPFGMPFNFENMPHDGHHMRGFRFHMPFDLDQLPFDLDELPFDLDALPFDLDKLPIPTPDKNPEAQSI, from the coding sequence ATGAGGAAACAGCTTATCACAGGCATCGCCCTGTTGGCCGTTGCCATACTATTGTTGGGCAGCGCCGTAGTGGCTGCCGCCAGCCCAGTCGGTTTTGCTCAGCAGGAAATCAATCCTGACGCTGGATTGGTCATCGTGCAGGTGGATCCCGATGGCCCGGCCGCAGTCGCCGGGATCGTGCGAGGAGATATTCTCCTCGAGGTCGACGGTGAAGAAGTCGATTCGATGTTGGCACTTTCCAGGAAACTCGGTACCTTTGAGAAAGGCCAGCAAGTGGTGGTCACGGTCCTTCACGGTGACAAAGTGAAGATTGTCGGCGTCCAACTCGGTGAGTTGAACCGCCGGCCCTATCTCGGTCTGACCCCCTTTGGGGGCGCGGCAGCGCTCCGCCAGGCCATGCCACAAATGCTGCCCGCGATGCCCGAAGGAGAGGTGGAGATGATGCAGTTCTTCCAGCCCGGCACGCTCGTGGCCGAAGTTGTCCCCGATGGCCCTGCGGCAGCGGCAGGCCTGGAAGCCGGTGCCATCATCATTGCCCTGGATGGTGAGGCCTTGACGCCGGAAAGCGACCTGGCCGACATCATTGCCGGCCATGAGCCTGGCGACAGTGTCATCCTTGAAATCGCAGCGGCAACTGAAGATGGTGACACCGAAGAAATCACTGTTGTGCTCGGCGAACACCCGGAGTTGGATGGCGTGGCTTTTCTCGGCGTGCGATACTCAGCCATGCCCATGGCCGGTTTCCTGCAAAATGCCATGCCCTTCGATCCCGACAGTTTCGAGGGACCATCCCCCCAACGCCAACCCTTCCTGCCAGACCTTGACTTTGATTTCCCCGAAGCTGATCTCACGCAAGGCGCCGTAGTCACCGAGGTTCTGGCAGAGAGCGCGGCTGCTCTGGCTGGTCTTCAGTCGGCCGATGTCATCACCGAGATCGATGGCGAACCGGTCAGCGGCCCCGATGCAATAATCGAGACGATCGCAGGCATGGAGCCGGGCGACAGCGTCGAACTGACGGTCGTGCGCCAGGGTGAAGAAGATCCGTTGACCCTGGAAGCTGTTCTGGGCGCACATCCCGAGGAGGAAGAAAAGGCATTTCTCGGGGTTGCCTTGAGTGGTTTCGCTATGAAACGACTCAACTTCGAGGACATGCCCCACGATGGCCGCCACATGCTGCCCTTTGGCATGCCCTTCAACTTCGAGGACATGCCCCACGATGGCCACCACATGCTGCCCTTTGGCATGCCCTTCAACTTCGAAAATATGCCCCACGATGGCCACCACATGAGGGGTTTCCGCTTCCACATGCCCTTTGATCTGGACCAACTTCCCTTCGACCTGGATGAGTTGCCCTTTGATCTTGATGCGCTTCCCTTCGATCTGGATAAATTGCCGATTCCGACGCCTGATAAAAACCCGGAGGCCCAGTCGATTTGA
- a CDS encoding ParA family protein, translating into MRKIAVALSKGGVGKTTTAVNLAAGLALKGFQVLLIDVDTQGQAGTSLGAQPDVGLAELVSGEVTPDQATVAVRDNLWLLAGGKNLAGLKRLIARKDFGGERTLSEALEMLDSRFDYIIMDTAPGWDVLTVNVLFFADEVLSPVSLEVMTLQGLLEFQQSLTTIQRYHQELILRYILPTFMDRRVKKSGEILGQLTSTFPEQTCEPIRYNVRLSEAPGYAQSIFEYSPRSAGSQDYQQLAERIANDGT; encoded by the coding sequence ATGAGAAAAATTGCTGTGGCCCTGTCAAAAGGTGGCGTTGGAAAGACAACCACTGCTGTGAACCTGGCAGCAGGGTTGGCGCTGAAGGGCTTCCAGGTGCTATTGATTGATGTGGATACCCAGGGCCAGGCAGGGACATCCCTGGGTGCGCAACCTGATGTGGGGCTCGCCGAGCTGGTTAGCGGAGAGGTCACCCCGGACCAGGCCACGGTCGCCGTCAGAGACAATCTCTGGCTGCTGGCCGGCGGCAAAAACCTCGCCGGGCTGAAGCGCCTCATCGCCCGCAAGGATTTCGGTGGCGAACGCACACTTTCGGAAGCGCTGGAAATGCTTGATAGCCGCTTCGATTACATCATCATGGATACCGCGCCCGGCTGGGATGTTTTGACAGTCAACGTGCTTTTCTTCGCAGACGAGGTACTCTCCCCCGTATCTCTGGAGGTCATGACGCTGCAGGGGCTACTGGAATTCCAGCAGAGCCTGACCACGATCCAGCGATATCACCAGGAGCTGATCCTGCGCTATATCCTGCCCACCTTTATGGATCGCCGGGTGAAAAAGTCGGGGGAGATCCTGGGCCAGTTGACGAGTACCTTCCCCGAACAGACTTGCGAGCCCATCCGCTACAACGTGCGACTCTCGGAGGCGCCGGGCTACGCGCAGTCTATCTTCGAATATTCACCCCGTTCCGCGGGATCTCAGGATTACCAGCAGCTTGCAGAAAGGATCGCCAACGATGGCACGTAA
- a CDS encoding YncE family protein, with protein MSGNRIGERIRPILVALATSLLLASLLVVSLFLRPAKADSIQNFSGQLPTVAAQTLKGKPLPPSKPGSHLPEECQPDVFEYDDTSEFARQIFDNGVAQTHNFHQNGDRDWLIFSAQAGVTYTSTTFNLILDTDTVLQLFDTDATTVLAFSDDLPGSPEPLSSQIVWDAPADGLYYLMIKEFFDRGDCLGYDINQISTVGPAPVLLTYMPLILAGVVTTPTETPINTPTDTPTETPTPSDTPTGTPTETPTPTDTPTSTDTPTNTPTATATDTPTPTDTPTNTPTPTNTPTSTPAPPVTPVPVPGLDSPNGLAVNPLTNRIYISSRDLDELFVIDGNSNGVAARIPVGDLPFGVAVNPNTGKVYVANFGSGTLSVVDGALNQVVKTLTLGSEMTYVAVNTNNNRVYAISHGADRLYVIDGISDTVIRDVATGDPGFGAFGVAVNENLNRVYVSNRDSRNVVTFDANGNPVAGQVFKPRPLGSVPYTLGFNPNANKLYVMVAVNNNVDRVQIYYATASGFTLLETIRVDSGGANGGGGVAINETTNNVFVTNSASNTVTVIDGLTDVELWTFPVGLDPFGIAANPASSRIYVGNRTGDDLAVIMDGF; from the coding sequence TTGTCTGGCAATCGTATTGGTGAGCGGATCCGTCCCATTCTTGTTGCGCTTGCGACTTCCCTGCTGTTGGCATCGCTGTTAGTTGTCAGCCTGTTTCTGCGGCCGGCGAAAGCAGATTCGATTCAGAACTTCTCCGGCCAGCTTCCCACGGTCGCGGCGCAAACGTTGAAGGGAAAACCCCTGCCGCCATCCAAACCGGGCAGTCATCTGCCTGAGGAATGCCAGCCAGACGTTTTTGAGTACGATGACACTTCTGAATTTGCCCGCCAGATTTTCGATAACGGGGTGGCACAAACGCATAACTTCCACCAGAACGGCGACAGGGATTGGCTGATCTTCAGCGCCCAGGCGGGCGTTACCTACACCAGCACTACCTTCAATCTGATCCTGGACACCGATACAGTGTTGCAGCTTTTCGATACCGACGCCACCACCGTTCTGGCCTTCAGCGACGACCTGCCGGGCAGTCCGGAGCCATTGTCATCCCAGATTGTCTGGGATGCGCCGGCAGATGGCCTTTACTACCTGATGATCAAGGAGTTCTTTGATCGCGGCGATTGCCTGGGCTACGATATCAACCAGATTTCGACCGTTGGCCCGGCGCCAGTCTTGCTGACCTACATGCCATTGATTCTGGCAGGGGTTGTCACGACTCCGACGGAGACGCCGATCAACACACCTACCGATACGCCTACCGAAACGCCAACGCCATCGGATACGCCTACGGGCACGCCGACGGAAACACCTACCCCAACCGACACACCTACTTCAACCGATACACCTACCAATACGCCGACAGCCACAGCAACCGATACACCGACACCGACCGATACACCCACCAATACGCCAACGCCGACCAACACGCCTACGTCGACACCAGCGCCTCCGGTGACACCTGTGCCGGTGCCCGGGCTGGATTCGCCCAATGGACTGGCGGTGAATCCTCTGACCAATCGTATTTACATTTCCAGCCGCGATCTGGATGAGCTCTTCGTCATCGATGGCAACAGCAACGGTGTGGCGGCCCGGATTCCTGTCGGCGATTTGCCCTTCGGTGTGGCAGTTAACCCCAACACCGGTAAAGTCTATGTTGCCAATTTTGGCAGTGGCACCCTGTCGGTGGTGGACGGGGCGCTGAACCAGGTTGTCAAGACCTTGACCCTTGGTTCGGAAATGACGTATGTGGCGGTCAACACCAACAACAACCGGGTCTACGCGATCAGCCATGGCGCAGATCGTCTGTATGTCATCGACGGCATCAGCGATACGGTGATTCGGGATGTTGCCACCGGTGACCCCGGCTTTGGCGCCTTTGGCGTAGCCGTCAACGAGAATCTGAACCGCGTCTACGTGAGCAATCGCGATAGCCGTAATGTGGTCACCTTCGACGCTAACGGTAATCCGGTGGCGGGGCAGGTGTTCAAGCCAAGACCGCTCGGCTCTGTACCCTATACGCTGGGCTTCAATCCCAACGCCAACAAGCTTTACGTCATGGTTGCCGTCAACAACAATGTCGATCGGGTACAGATTTACTATGCCACGGCAAGCGGATTCACCCTGCTTGAGACGATCCGCGTGGATTCTGGCGGTGCCAATGGCGGCGGTGGTGTGGCCATTAACGAGACCACCAACAACGTCTTTGTCACCAATTCGGCATCCAATACGGTGACGGTGATCGATGGTCTGACCGATGTCGAGCTGTGGACGTTCCCGGTTGGGCTGGACCCCTTTGGCATCGCCGCCAATCCGGCTTCCAGCCGGATATACGTCGGCAACCGCACGGGAGACGATCTGGCGGTCATCATGGATGGCTTTTAA
- a CDS encoding MazG family protein — MSDNTTNAITILGLGPGDPGLLTREAWQALLQADEVHLRTEQHPAVAGFPGHLVVHSFDHLYVANDDFNAVYQAIAAEVVALGRRPQGVVYAVPGDPSVGETTTQLIRWQAESADLPVRIISGMSFLEPVCRALEIDSLDRDGLQLLDAMVVATSHAPPFDPSRPALLAQCYSRPLASDVKLTLLHSFDPRHVVFVVQAAGTADEKLWEMPLFQLDRRPNFDHLTSVYLPPAGPCASYGRLQEIVARLRAPDGCPWDREQTLQSLRQDLLEETYELLEALDRDDDGELLEELGDTTLMIAMLAQIASEEERFRWPEVMTHINEKLIRRHPHVFGDEKVAGTEDVLATWARIKSEERSAANGGKASSPLESVPTALPALSLASKYQSRLARAGMDLTLPDGEPIAVELWQIVVRGREVGIDAETVLREFCQAVAGGVDASML, encoded by the coding sequence TTGAGCGACAATACCACGAACGCCATCACCATCCTTGGCCTGGGCCCGGGCGATCCCGGTCTGCTGACGCGGGAGGCCTGGCAGGCATTGTTACAGGCGGATGAGGTCCATCTGCGGACGGAGCAACATCCCGCGGTCGCGGGCTTTCCCGGGCACCTGGTCGTGCACAGCTTCGATCACCTGTACGTTGCCAACGATGATTTCAATGCTGTCTACCAGGCAATCGCAGCCGAGGTTGTCGCGCTGGGACGCCGGCCCCAGGGCGTTGTTTACGCCGTGCCGGGCGATCCATCGGTGGGTGAGACTACTACCCAACTCATCCGGTGGCAAGCTGAGAGCGCGGATCTTCCGGTGCGCATTATCTCCGGGATGAGCTTTTTGGAACCGGTCTGCCGGGCACTGGAGATCGATTCCCTGGATCGCGATGGCCTGCAACTCCTGGATGCCATGGTGGTGGCGACCAGCCACGCGCCCCCCTTCGACCCCTCGCGCCCAGCGCTGCTGGCCCAGTGCTACAGCCGGCCCCTGGCCAGCGACGTCAAACTGACGCTGTTGCACAGCTTCGATCCCCGGCATGTGGTCTTTGTGGTGCAGGCTGCCGGGACGGCCGATGAGAAACTGTGGGAAATGCCTCTTTTTCAATTGGATCGACGGCCCAACTTCGACCATCTGACCTCTGTTTACCTGCCGCCGGCTGGCCCGTGTGCTTCCTACGGTCGATTGCAGGAGATCGTTGCCCGGCTGCGGGCGCCCGATGGCTGTCCCTGGGACCGGGAGCAAACCCTTCAGTCCTTGCGCCAGGATCTGTTGGAGGAGACCTACGAACTGCTGGAGGCGCTCGACAGGGACGACGACGGCGAATTGCTTGAGGAGTTGGGCGATACAACCCTGATGATTGCTATGCTGGCCCAGATCGCCTCGGAGGAAGAGCGCTTCCGTTGGCCGGAGGTGATGACTCATATCAACGAAAAGCTGATCCGCCGCCATCCCCACGTTTTTGGCGACGAGAAGGTGGCTGGCACCGAGGATGTGCTGGCCACCTGGGCCAGGATCAAGTCTGAGGAACGCTCGGCTGCGAACGGGGGAAAGGCGTCGTCGCCGTTGGAGTCGGTGCCCACGGCATTGCCTGCGCTATCGCTGGCGAGCAAGTATCAGAGCAGGCTGGCTCGTGCCGGCATGGACCTCACTCTGCCGGACGGGGAGCCGATCGCCGTGGAGCTCTGGCAGATCGTGGTGCGGGGACGGGAGGTCGGGATCGATGCCGAGACCGTCCTGCGCGAGTTTTGCCAGGCAGTGGCCGGGGGAGTGGACGCCTCAATGCTGTGA
- a CDS encoding sugar phosphate isomerase/epimerase family protein: MKKQNFEEKTEVVRSAFLDMKKSRPERLEKRLNLSWSNWGFGIETLADSAARLQKAGIRFIELHGNHYGPDLGYRVDESLRILGEYDLEVSGVCGMFSFDNDLSSNRAVQRQAAIDYLRREIEFTAAVGGKYLLVVPGAVGRPQPYDETEFERSVATLELVADLFVEHDIKAAIEPIRSAEVSFVHTIADAQKYIAAVNHPGVAHINGDVYHMQAEEAHIGEALMDAGEQLANLHLADSNRCALGEGSMDLDTIIMALYLIGFNAAGKFVTPEPLGPGGDPYPAMHGKPDKALLDDMVMQTATYFREREEALLA; encoded by the coding sequence GTGAAGAAACAGAATTTCGAAGAAAAAACCGAAGTAGTAAGATCAGCCTTTCTGGATATGAAAAAGAGTCGACCGGAAAGGCTTGAGAAGAGGTTGAACCTCTCCTGGAGCAACTGGGGATTTGGCATAGAAACTCTGGCCGACTCCGCGGCGCGCTTACAGAAAGCGGGTATCCGCTTCATCGAGCTGCATGGCAATCACTACGGGCCAGACCTGGGCTACAGGGTCGATGAAAGCCTGAGGATCCTTGGCGAGTATGACCTTGAGGTATCGGGTGTGTGCGGCATGTTTTCGTTCGATAACGACCTGTCGAGCAACCGGGCCGTACAAAGACAGGCGGCGATTGATTACCTGCGACGCGAAATCGAATTTACCGCCGCCGTGGGCGGAAAGTACCTGCTGGTCGTGCCGGGCGCGGTTGGCCGTCCCCAGCCCTACGATGAAACAGAGTTCGAGCGAAGCGTGGCAACGTTGGAACTTGTGGCCGATCTATTCGTTGAACACGACATCAAAGCGGCCATCGAACCGATCCGTTCCGCAGAAGTCAGCTTTGTTCACACCATTGCTGACGCCCAAAAGTACATCGCTGCGGTCAACCATCCAGGTGTGGCTCATATCAACGGCGACGTGTATCACATGCAGGCGGAGGAAGCACACATCGGAGAAGCGTTGATGGATGCGGGCGAACAGCTTGCCAATCTTCATCTGGCCGACAGCAATCGCTGCGCTCTGGGCGAGGGGTCGATGGATCTGGACACTATCATTATGGCGCTGTACCTGATCGGCTTCAACGCCGCGGGCAAATTCGTCACCCCCGAACCACTTGGCCCGGGCGGCGACCCCTACCCCGCTATGCACGGCAAGCCGGACAAAGCCTTGCTGGACGATATGGTTATGCAAACAGCCACCTATTTCCGGGAGCGGGAAGAGGCGCTTTTGGCCTGA